From Dehalococcoidia bacterium, the proteins below share one genomic window:
- the rpiB gene encoding ribose 5-phosphate isomerase B, translated as MRVAIGSDHAGVAYKAVFVDLLREMGHEVTDFGTNSEEAVDYPDYIRPVAEAVARGEFDRGIVLGGSGNGEQIVANKVRGIRCALCWDATTARLARQHNDANMLSLGQRVVGLETAKEVVRVFMTTAFEGGRHTARIGKIEPQ; from the coding sequence ATGAGGGTAGCGATCGGGTCCGACCACGCCGGGGTGGCTTATAAGGCCGTCTTCGTGGACCTCTTGCGGGAGATGGGGCACGAGGTGACGGACTTCGGCACCAACAGCGAGGAAGCGGTCGACTACCCGGACTACATACGGCCCGTCGCCGAGGCGGTCGCGCGGGGAGAATTCGACCGGGGCATAGTGCTCGGCGGCTCCGGAAACGGGGAGCAGATCGTGGCCAATAAGGTGAGGGGCATCCGCTGCGCGCTGTGCTGGGACGCGACTACGGCCCGCCTGGCACGGCAGCATAACGATGCGAACATGCTCTCCCTCGGCCAACGAGTCGTGGGCCTGGAGACGGCGAAGGAGGTCGTGCGGGTGTTCATGACGACGGCTTTCGAGGG
- a CDS encoding L-threonylcarbamoyladenylate synthase, with protein MSNVIEAESGVALAVEKLKEGGVVAFPTDTLYALAADATNPAAVERVFDVKGREGGKPLPLFVSGLEMAARYGQLTPEAEALARRYWPGALTLVVKRRPDFESAALAGGDTVALRAPDHPVALAVVKGLGKPVTGTSANLSGGPEPVTARDVLEALGEAVDLVLDGGACPKGRPSTIVDCTVSPPVVLREGAIPPPEIAAATGAPASR; from the coding sequence ATGAGCAACGTAATCGAAGCCGAATCCGGTGTCGCTCTCGCGGTCGAAAAGCTGAAGGAAGGCGGCGTTGTCGCCTTCCCCACGGATACATTGTACGCGCTGGCCGCGGACGCCACGAACCCGGCGGCCGTCGAGCGGGTGTTCGACGTGAAGGGCCGCGAGGGCGGCAAGCCGCTGCCGCTCTTCGTGTCCGGCCTGGAAATGGCAGCCCGCTACGGCCAACTGACGCCTGAGGCCGAGGCGCTGGCGCGGCGCTACTGGCCGGGGGCGCTGACCCTCGTGGTGAAGCGGCGCCCGGACTTCGAGTCGGCGGCGCTCGCGGGCGGCGATACGGTAGCGCTGCGGGCGCCTGACCATCCGGTCGCGCTGGCGGTGGTCAAGGGCCTCGGGAAGCCGGTCACGGGGACGAGCGCGAACCTCAGCGGCGGCCCGGAGCCGGTCACGGCGAGGGACGTCCTGGAGGCGCTGGGTGAGGCGGTCGACCTCGTGCTCGACGGCGGCGCCTGCCCGAAGGGTCGTCCTTCGACGATCGTCGACTGCACGGTGTCGCCGCCCGTGGTGCTGCGCGAGGGAGCCATCCCTCCGCCCGAGATCGCCGCGGCAACAGGGGCGCCGGCCTCCCGATGA
- the guaA gene encoding glutamine-hydrolyzing GMP synthase, translated as MAQAEGGAREADAHPRPRESVVILDFGSQYSLLIARRVRECGVYCELLPHDAPYEEVARLNPRAFILSGGPASVYEPGAPQAPAYVFESGLPVLGICYGMQLLAHQLGGKVTPGQRREYGPATIEVHEPAALFRSLPTSLPVWMSHGDHVSQLPPGFRQLASSANSPYAAIGDGRGRIGIQFHPEVVHTPQGTEMLRNFLFDVAHCEGGWTAKSIVAAAVEQVRRQVGDGKAICALSGGVDSAVAAAITYAAIGDQLTCVFVNNGVMRRGEPEQVRETFERHMGMKLIFLDESRRFFEQLRGVTDPETKRKRIGETFVRVFEETAAEFGHIDFMVQGTTYPDVIESGQTASKGSAARVIKTHHNVGGLPEDMVLQLVEPLRYLFKDEVRKAGLELGLPEEIVNRHPFPGPGLAIRIIGEVTPEKVATLQAADAIVMEEVRAAGLYDDLWQAFAVLTGTRSVGVQGDYRTYGNVIALRAVTADDAMTADWARLPYDLLARISNRIVNEVPDVNRVVYDITSKPPGTIEWE; from the coding sequence CTGGCGCAGGCCGAGGGCGGCGCCCGGGAGGCAGACGCCCATCCCCGGCCGCGCGAGTCCGTCGTCATCCTCGACTTCGGCTCCCAGTACAGCCTCCTCATCGCCCGCCGCGTCCGCGAGTGTGGCGTGTACTGCGAACTGCTCCCCCACGATGCCCCCTACGAGGAGGTAGCGCGCCTGAACCCGCGCGCCTTCATCCTCTCCGGCGGCCCCGCCAGCGTGTACGAGCCGGGCGCGCCCCAGGCGCCCGCTTACGTTTTCGAGTCCGGCCTGCCGGTCCTTGGCATCTGTTACGGCATGCAGCTGCTCGCTCACCAGCTCGGCGGCAAGGTGACACCGGGCCAGCGCCGGGAGTACGGCCCCGCCACCATAGAAGTGCACGAGCCAGCCGCGCTCTTCCGGTCACTGCCGACTTCCTTGCCGGTGTGGATGAGCCACGGCGATCACGTCAGCCAGCTTCCGCCCGGCTTCCGCCAGCTCGCCAGCTCCGCAAACTCGCCTTACGCCGCCATCGGCGACGGCCGCGGACGCATCGGCATCCAGTTCCACCCGGAGGTAGTGCACACGCCCCAGGGGACCGAAATGCTCCGCAACTTCCTCTTCGACGTTGCCCATTGCGAGGGCGGTTGGACCGCGAAGTCCATCGTCGCCGCCGCCGTCGAGCAAGTCCGGCGCCAGGTCGGCGATGGCAAGGCGATCTGCGCCCTCTCCGGCGGCGTCGACTCTGCCGTGGCCGCCGCGATCACTTACGCCGCCATCGGAGACCAGCTCACCTGCGTCTTCGTGAACAACGGTGTCATGCGCCGCGGCGAGCCCGAGCAGGTGCGCGAGACCTTCGAGCGCCATATGGGCATGAAGCTCATCTTCCTGGACGAAAGCCGCCGCTTCTTCGAGCAGCTCCGCGGCGTCACCGACCCGGAGACCAAGCGCAAGCGCATCGGCGAGACCTTCGTCCGCGTCTTTGAGGAGACCGCCGCCGAATTCGGCCACATCGACTTCATGGTCCAGGGCACAACATACCCGGACGTCATCGAGAGCGGGCAGACGGCATCGAAGGGCTCAGCCGCCCGCGTGATCAAGACCCACCACAACGTCGGCGGGCTGCCGGAGGACATGGTGCTGCAGCTCGTCGAGCCGCTGCGCTACCTCTTCAAGGACGAAGTCCGCAAAGCCGGCCTGGAGCTCGGCCTGCCCGAAGAAATCGTCAACCGTCATCCTTTCCCGGGGCCAGGGCTTGCGATCAGGATCATCGGCGAGGTCACGCCGGAAAAGGTCGCCACCCTCCAGGCAGCCGACGCGATCGTGATGGAGGAGGTCCGCGCCGCCGGCCTCTACGACGACCTCTGGCAAGCATTTGCCGTCCTTACCGGCACCCGCAGCGTCGGCGTCCAGGGGGACTACCGCACCTACGGCAACGTCATCGCCCTCCGCGCCGTCACCGCGGACGACGCCATGACCGCGGACTGGGCCCGCCTCCCCTACGACCTCCTCGCCCGCATCTCGAACCGCATCGTGAATGAGGTCCCGGACGTAAACCGTGTCGTCTACGACATCACCTCGAAGCCGCCCGGCACAATCGAGTGGGAGTGA
- a CDS encoding helix-turn-helix domain-containing protein, which yields MLTVHEAAKRLNRSTEQVRRYLREGKLKGQRIGNQWFVDEKDLGNATSAAKHRPLIPLEVQERARQSREAIFKRTGILFDVVADLHADREAR from the coding sequence ATGCTTACCGTCCACGAAGCCGCAAAGCGTCTCAACAGGTCGACGGAGCAGGTCCGCCGCTACCTGCGGGAGGGCAAGCTCAAGGGCCAGCGCATCGGCAACCAGTGGTTCGTCGATGAAAAAGACCTGGGGAATGCCACCAGCGCGGCGAAGCATCGTCCCCTCATTCCACTGGAGGTGCAGGAGCGGGCTCGCCAGAGTCGGGAGGCAATATTCAAGAGGACCGGCATCCTGTTTGACGTAGTTGCCGATCTTCACGCCGACAGAGAGGCCCGCTGA
- a CDS encoding type II toxin-antitoxin system VapC family toxin — MDASTVLAYVLREAHTRAVAAFLEALADSDRLFAPGLLLAECTSVLRRKVHGRILTDEEAATALEVALSLPITTVLEVEQHRLAMTFSARRNKSRAYDEHYLAVAALSGTEIVTIDGGMYQGAVEMGIPARLLR, encoded by the coding sequence ATCGACGCTAGCACCGTACTTGCCTACGTCCTGCGCGAGGCCCACACTCGGGCCGTGGCTGCCTTCTTAGAGGCCCTCGCCGACTCTGACCGGCTCTTTGCTCCCGGCCTCCTGCTCGCCGAGTGCACTTCTGTCCTCCGGAGAAAGGTCCACGGCAGGATACTCACTGACGAGGAAGCTGCGACCGCGCTCGAGGTCGCCCTGTCTCTGCCGATAACTACAGTCCTCGAAGTGGAACAGCACAGGCTAGCCATGACGTTCTCCGCCCGCCGGAACAAATCCAGGGCCTACGACGAGCACTATCTTGCCGTCGCCGCCCTTTCCGGCACCGAGATAGTGACGATTGATGGCGGCATGTACCAGGGCGCAGTAGAGATGGGGATACCGGCGAGGCTGCTTAGATGA